CCATGCGGTTGTGCATAACGGCGGCCACCGTTTCCCGCTCCTGGGGGGCCTGTACTTCCCGCTCCACCAGGGAAGCCAGCGTCATCACCTCATGCAGGCTCAGGCCCAACTCTTGGGCTCGCTCCCGCATTTCTGCGGTGAAGACTTCTTCCATGCGGGTTTGCATGCGGCTCAGGATGGTTTCGGCTGAGACACCTTCGTCAAACTCGTAGGTGTCGGGGAAAAGATACCCCTCCATTGCGTAGCGCATTTCAGGATGAGTTTGTCCCATGGCCGGCTTTGCTTCTCCGGCCAGGTCCATAAACTCATCGGCATCTGCCAGGCCACGGTCTTCCAGGCGTTGGGCTATTTGTTCCAGAGTGAGCCCTTCCGGGATGGTAACGGAGACAGTGGGACGGTAGACGTTGCCTGCAGACAATTCCGCCAGGATTTCATCCATATCCATGCCGTAGCTTAGCAGGTAGTTTCCTGCTTGCAGGCCTTGGTCCATGCCTTGGAATTTGGCGTAGAAGCGAAAAACGGTGGCGTTTCTCACCAGGCCTTCCTCTTCCAGAATATTGGCGATGCGAGTGGATGAAGAGCCCTGGGGAATGGAGACCAATATTTGCTCTTCCGCCATGGCCGGCACATCCACCGGTTGCAGTAAGGTATTAAGTTGAAAGGCCAATAAGCCAAACGCCACGGCCAGCAGGACTAAAAACCCTCCTGCCAACCGCAGCGAAGTGCGCATCATCATCATGATTCCTCCGGGGAGTCAGTGTCTATTCTTCTTCAGCCTCAATGCCGGTCATCTCTTCCCAGGCCTGGGCTACAGATTCCCATTCGTCATCGTCTTCCACCACAGTCAGCGTCTGTTCTCCTTCCGCTTCATCGATGCGGAAGATTACCGCTTCCTGTTCCTCAGACTCACTGTTAATCAGTCCTTCTTCGGTGGGAACCAAAATGGCATACTCATTTTCATTGACGGGGATGATGTCCAAAACCATGAAACTGTGTTCCTGCCCGTCCTCATCTACAAGCGTGACAATATCATCACGGGTTTCCTCTGTCATTCTATTATACACCTCTTCCTTCTTTAGAGTAAACGTCTATATTCTTGACAAAATTTCCTGTTTTTATCCATTTTTACTTTCCCGGGTTCGCCTGCAGATAGTTTTGTAAAATCAGCACCGCCGCCATTTTATCTATCACTTTTTTCCGTTTGGCGCGGCTCATGTCTGCCGACAAAAGGGTCCGCTCCGCCTCCATGGTGGTGAGGCGCTCGTCCCACAGTTTGACGGGCAGATTAAGCTCTGCTGACAGCTTGTCGGCAAACTCCTCCGACAGTTTGGCCCGGGGCCCCACGGTGTTATTCATATTTTTGGGATATCCCACCACAATCAGGGAAACTTCATATTCTGCCACCAGTTCCCGGATTCGTTTCAGGTCATTTTCCCAGGTAGTGCGTCGGATGACTTCCAGGCCCTGCGCCGTCCAACCCAGCGCATCACTGGCCGCCACACCGATGGTGCGGTCCCCCACATCCAATCCGAGAATTCGCATGTATTCACCTCAGGTGTTAAGATTAAGCCTGATTGTCCAGCTGCTTAAGATAAGTGCCCACCACTTCTTCCAGCAGCTCATCCCTTTCCAGTTTGCGGATTAGCACACGGGCGTTATTGTGGCTTGTGATATAGGCCGGGTCGCCGGACAGAAGATAGCCCACAATCTGGTTAATGGGATTATAACCCTTCTCCTTTAATGCACCGTACACAATGGCAAAAACATCCCTTGCCTGATACTCCTCATCTTCGGTTGTCCGCTTGAATTTCATGGTCTGGTCAAATGAATTTTCCATACCTTCACCCCCCGGCTTTGTTATTGTTATAATTCTATCTTGCCCGGTAATTTCCTTTTATTTCTTTTGGTTTTCAACCAAACTATCAACTTTCTCCAAAGCCGATTCCAGTTTATCCGGATCTTTGCCGCCGGCCTGGGCCATATCGGGTCGGCCGCCGCCGCCGCCGCCGGTCAGTTTGGCCACCTCGCCCACCAGCTTACCGGCATGGTATCCGGCCTTTACCAAATCATTTGTTACAGCACCTACTAACAGTACTTTTCCTTCCGCTGCGGCTCCCAGAATAATGATGCCGGAGCCCAGTTTATTCTTGAGGCGGTCGGCCATTTCCCGCAGGGTTTCCATGTTGCCGGCGCTGACCCGGGCACTTAGGACAGGCACACCGCTTTTTTGCGATACTTCAGAGAGCAATCCGTCCACTTCCATCCCGGCCAGTTTCAGCTGCAGACGCTGGTATTCCCGCTGCAAATCCTTAAATTCGGCCTGCAGTCCGGAAATTCTTTCGGGCAGTTGCTCGGGGGAGGACTTAAGCTGTGCGGCGCATTGCTCCAGAAGCTGGTTGCGCTGGGCAAACCACCGGTAGGCGGCTGCTCCGGTCAGCGCTTCGATACGGCGCATACCGGCCCCGATGCCGGCCTCGGAGACGATTTTTAAGAGGCCGATTTCCCCGGCGCTTTGCACATGGGTTCCGCCGCAAAGTTCCATGCTGTAGTCGCCTACACGTACTATGCGCACCGCATCACCGTATTTTTCATCAAAGAGGGCGGTGGCCCCCATGTCTTTGGCTTCATCCAGGCTGGCCAGTGTAACGGAAACCGGCTCATTGGCCCAGATTTTCTCGTTTACCTTCTGCTCCACTTCCGCCAGCTGCTCCGGAGTAGCGGCGCTTAAATTGGTAAAGTCAAAACGCAGGCGATCCGGTGTCACCAGCGACCCGGCCTGTTTGACATGTTCACCCAAAACCTCCTGCAAGGCGGTGTGAATCAGGTGTGTGGCCGTATGGTTGCGGCAGATGGAACTGCGGCCGGGCGCAAATACTTTACCCTTTGCCGCATCTCCCACGCTGACGGTACCCTGTTTAATACTGCCGCGGTGAATCACCTGTTCAAAGGGAGTCATCACCGTGTCGGTTACTTCCATGGTCCCGCCGTCGGTGATAATAATACCGGTATCGCCGGCCTGGCCGCCCCGCTCACCGTAGAAAGGCGTCACGCTAAGCACCACTTCCGCTTCATCACCTTCGGAGACGGCACTTGCCGGTTGGCCGTCTTTTAAGATGGCCAGCACCTCGCCCTCAGCTTCCAGAGAATCGTAGCCGGTGAACTCGGTGGTCAGCTGGCGCAGGGACTCATAGTCGGTGTCATCCTTGCCAAACACGCTGGCGCCGCGGGCGCTTCTGGCCCGCTCCCGCTGCGCTTCCAGTGCTTCCTGATACCCTTCTTCATCCAGAATAAGTTTATTTTCAGCAAGGATTTCCTTGGTCAAATCAATGGGGAAGCCATATGTATCATAGAGCTTGAAAGCGGCATCGCCGGGCAGTACACCGCGCGGCCCTGCTTTGTGCATCAGCTCATCTAGGATTTTCATCCCCTGTTCCAGGGTTTCATGGAACCGCTCTTCCTCCAGACGAACCACTTTTTGGATATATTCACGGCCTTTGGCCAACTCGGGATAGAATTCGCCGTATTCATCCACTACCAGGTTAACGGCGTTGTGCAAAAACGGTTCACCCACACCCAAAATTTTTCCGTGGCGAACAGCGCGGCGCAAAAGACGGCGCAGTACATAGCCGCGGCCTTCATTGCCGGGCAGGATACCGTCACCCACCATAAAAGAGATACCGCGCAGATGCTCGGTTATAATGCGCAGGGAAGTGTCTTTCTCCTGGTCTTTGCCGTACTCTGTTTTTGTCACTTTGCTAAAGTGGTCCAACAGGGGACGGACTGTGTCAATTTCAAATAGGTTGTTTACGCCCTGCAGCACCACAGCCAAACGCTCCAGGCCGGCCCCGGTGTCAATGTTTTTCTGTGTCAGCGGCACATATTCACCGCTTTCGGTGCAGTTAAACTGGGTAAATACCAGGTTCCATACTTCCAGAAAGCGGTCACAGTCGCAGCCCACTTCACAGTTGGGCCTGCCGCAGCCACGGTCTGCTCCCAGGTCATAGTAAATCTCAGAGCAGGGTCCGCAGGGGCCTTGTCCGATTTCCCAGAAATTATCTTCCTTGCCCAGGCGGAATATCCGCTCCGGAGCAATGCCCACTTTTTTATGCCAGATATCATAGGCTTCGTCATCGTCCAGATAAACACTGACATACAGCTTGTCCTCCGGCAACTTATAACCGGTGGTTACCAACTCCCAGGCCCAGAGAATTGCTTCTTCCTTAAAATAATCCCCAAAAGAAAAATTGCCCAACATTTCAAAGAATGTGGCGTGACGGGATGTGCGGCCCACCCGCTCAATATCCGGGGTGCGTACGCATTTCTGACAAGTGGCCACGCGGGGTTTGGGGGGCGTTTTTTCTCCCGTAAAATAAGGCTTGAGCGGTGCCATGCCGGCACCTACCATCAACAATGTTGGATCATTTTGCGGTATTAAAGAAAAACTGGGTAAAACCAGATGTTCTTTACCTTTGAAAAATTCCAGGAATGTGGAACGGATTTCTTTGGACTTCATGCCAAAACCTCCCTGCTTCGTTTCACAAACCATTATATAAGAGGAAAGTGAACAATGTCAATAAAGCGCGGACTTCTGCCCATTCTGGTGCATTGAGTTTTTAGCGATTGGCGGCCAAATCGATGGCGTGTTTAAAAAAGATACGCACCATAGCCGCAAAGGGAACGGCAAATATTAACCCAACCAGGCCAAAGAACCTTCCGCCCACGATGAGCACAAAGATAACAATCAGCGGGTGCAGGCCCAGGCTGCGCCCCAAAATTTGCGGGGTTATGAACTGACTTTCAATCTGCTGCACAATAACTATCACCACCACCACCTGCAAAGCCAGGGCCGGTGAATGCAAAAGGCCGATGAGGACTGCCGGTACGGCGCCGATTAAGGGGCCGAAGTATGGAATGATATTGGTCAGCCCGGCAATAATGCCCAAAAGGAGGGAAAAGTCCACTCCGATTATTGTAAGCCCCACATAGGTCAAGAGCCCTACCAGAAAGGAAATTAAAAGCATGCCCCGAAAATAGGCTCCCAGAGTGCGGTCCATCTCACTGCCCATGGAAGCCACCCATTTACGGTAGCGACTGGGAAAGAGCATGACAAAGGAGCGTTTAAGGCTTTCCATATCCCGCAAAATGTAATACACCAACAGAGGGATAATCAAGATAGTAAAGGTGTGGGCAAACAGGCTAAGGACAGTGCCTGTGACCCGCTCCACCACATCCTGCAGGTTTTCCTGCAGGGCCACAATGTTTTCGTCCAATACCAGGCGGATGTTTTCCGGCATATTAATGCGCTGGTAATCCGACTGCAGATGTAAAAGAAAACTTTGCACATGCCGGGTATAATCAGGAATTTTCTCGCCCAGTTTCTGCAGTTCCAAAAGCAGAGTGGGAATGGTGGAGATACCGATTAAAAAAATGGTGGAAAAAAAGACAGCATAAATAAGTAAAATCCCCAGATGTCGCGGAATGCGGCGATTCTCCAGGAACTCTACCAGGGGGTTTAAGATATAGGCCAAAATAATTGCCAGAAAAAACGGCAGCAGAACCAAAAATGCCGCCGCTCCCACTCTGTAGAGCCAATACAGCAGCAGAAAAATCAGTGCAGCGGCAACACTAATGACTCCGTAGCGCACATAAATGCTATGATGCTTATGGTTTTTATCCACGCCACTTCCCCCTATCTGCTTAATTCTTATGCGGGGAAGCAGGGGTCAATTCAGCTAACCCAATAAATTTTCTTCCACCGCCTGTCCATCCTGTGCCAGTTCATTCAATGAAACCAGCGTCCCCTCTTCATCCACATAGTAGGCGGTGAATCCCTCCTGTCCCTGCATTGCAAATTCATGCAGACAGTTCCAGCAGTAATATTGCTCCGTCCCTACTTTTCCTGTATCAATGCTGCCACATAGCGGACAATGCATAATCTCACCTCGTTTCGTCACGAATAATAAGCACATCTTCACCAATGTTTACGTCCATGGGCGGCTCCATTACCTGGCGGCCCTGCAGGATATCATCGATTAAGCCGGCGGACAAACGCCACCCGGCAACACGTCCCGTTTCTTCTTCAAACAAGATGTCTTCCACCACGCCCAGTTCGGATCCGCCGTAGGAAATAACCCGCATCCCCAGCACACGGCGGGTGGGATGTCCTTCTATTTGCGGCGGGTCACCGGCAGGATTGCCGCCTTCCCGGCTAACCAGGATGGCATCGCTACCCATGCTCAAAATGTCACGGTAGGAAAACACACGGCGGTGAGGCAGCCAACCGCTGCCTTCGGCCACAAAGGCCACCACAGAGGCGCCTTTTTCATCAAGAAGCCATTCTCTTAGCTTCCCCAGTTCCCGTCCGCTGGCTGCATGGATGACGGGGAGCCCCGCTGTTTCCCGGGAAAAGCGCACCGCGCCACCTCCAATGGCATTATTATTGCCCGTTAACATAATCATTATTCAGCTGGTGTAGTTCTCCAAGAGGCTCAGCATTTCCTGAATATCCTCAAAAGGAACGCCTTCTTCCAGCTGCGGACGCAAATCATCACGCACCTCATATTCGGTTATATCCTGTAAAACTCCGTCAGGCGGGGTACCCTGAAAGATAGCTATCCGGTCATTATGAATGCCCAGATAACCCCTAAACATCATTTCCCGCTCAGAATAGCCGCCTGGATCTTCTATGGCTTCCTGCATATTAACATAAAAGTCCGGGTCTGCCGGTTGTGGAGCCACATAAGGCAGCTGATCATCAGGCGGTGGCTGCCGGGTCACCACCTGCAGTGAAGCGTAGCCGACCAATCCGCCCAGCATAAAAACGGCAATCATCTTCAAAATGGTACCTATTGTTTTGGATACCACTGAAAAAACCCCCTTTCACGGTTGTTAATACTAAATTTCCCGTGCAGGGGGCGTTTATGCAAGAACTTATTCGTTTTCCAACTCCGCCATCACTTCGGAAGGCACATCCAGATTGGTGTAGGCATTTTGCACATCATCATGGTCTTCCAGAGCCTCAATGAGCGCCAGAGCTTTTTTAGCCCCTTCCACATCCGGCACCTCCACCGTGGTTTCGGGAATCATGGTGATGGCAGCTTCCCCGAAGCTGATACCCTCTGCTTCCATTTTTTCTTTTACCGCTTCAAAGTCATCGGGACGGGTGTAAATCTCAAAGGCATTTTCTCCGGCCTCAAAGTCTTCAGCACCCGCATCCAAAGCCAGAAGCATTAACTCATCTTCATCATGGCCCTCTTTGGACACCTCCAGATAACCGCGACGGTTAAACATCCAGGCCACACAGCCTGTTTCCCCCAGGCTGCCGCCGCTTTTGGAGAAAATATGGCGAATTTCACCGGCGGTACGGTTGCGGTTATCGGTGAGGATTTCCAACATCACCGCGGTACCCGCCGGGCCGTAGCCCTCGTAGATGATTTCCTCGAAATTGGTGCCTTCCAATTCACCGGCACCTTTTTGGATGGCCCGCTGAATATTGTCGTTGGGCATATTAACCGAACGCGCTTTCTGCAGCGCCAGGCGCAGGCGGAAGTTATTGTTGGGGTCACCGCCACCCTGTCGTACTGCTGCCATGATTTCCTTGGAAATTTTGGTGAAAACCTTTCCTTTTTGCGCGTCTACCCGTGCTTTTCTGTGTTTGATATTGGCCCATTTGGAATGGCCGGCCATCACAATCCCTCCCGTTTTAAAGCCTGCCCAGCTCTACCATGACGCATGCCCTCTCTGCTTCAATGTTATTTTCCTCAGCCAGAGCAAACGCTTCCCGGCAATCGGCACCGGGCTGCATCCAGACATATTTTATCCCTTCTTTTGCACACTGGGGGATAATGCTGGTGGTAACCTCCGGTGGAACCACACAGTTTACCACCTCCGGCACCTCCGGCAGCGAAGCCAGGTCTGCATACACCGGGTCACCGTCCAACTCAGACAGATTGGGGTTGACGGCATAGACGGTGTAGCCTGCATCTTTTAGTCTTTTGTACACCCTATACCCGAATTTGCGCTTATTCTTGGAAACGCCCACCACAGCCCAGCTTTTCTTGTCCAGCATAGTACGCACAGACATTTCACTACCTCCAGTATGCCTTGTTTATTTTAACACGATTACATTTCCCGGACAATAATTGCTTATCTTCCCGGTAAATTTGCTTTGGTGCCATTATACTACGCACAATTTTGCAAGTTATTAAAAAAACCTTGCTCTTTTTAGAAAAAAATAGCCGCGCTGAAATTAAAGCGCGGCTGCAGGATTTATTAGCGGTATAGTTCCTGATAGTTGCGGTAAGAGCCAATTACACGCTGCAAAAATATTCTGGTTTCGCCAAAGGGTATCTGCTCCCGATCCTCATAGCGGCCGGTCCAGACATCGTCTCTGAGCCAGGAGGCCACTTTTCCCCGTCCGGCGTTGTATGAAGCAATCACCAATTCGTGTCTGCCGTCAAACTCTTTGGCCAGGTTGGCCAGATACCAGGTGCCCAGTTGGATATTTATTTCCGGGTCCAAAAGCATTTCATCGGTGAGATTGATTATGCCTACCTGAGGGGCAATCCACTGGGCGGTAGACGGCATCAGCTGCATTAAGCCCAGTGCTCCCTTGCGGGAGACCGCATCGGCATTGAATTTGCTTTCCTCACGGATTACAGCAGCCACCAACAGGGGATCCACCCTGTATTCGGCGGCATACTCTTCAATTATTTCCCGGTACGCATAGGGGTAAGAAAGCCGGCGAAATTGCGGTGTGCGCATTACAGCGGCTATTAGTAAAAGAAAAACCAGGATAACAAAAAGCATGCGCAACCATTTAATATTTTGGGTCATCAACCACACTCCTGCAGCAGGATCTGCCATACTTTTAAAACCTGGGCCTTTGTCTCCGGTAATGTTTTGTCATTATCAATGACAAAATCGGCACGAGCCACTTTTTCCGACAGAGGCATCTGAGCCTCAATGCGCAAACGGGCCTCCTCCCGGGTCAGACCGGAGCGCTGCATGAGCCGGGACCGTTGAGCAGCGGGGCTTGTGGTCACCACGATGACCCGGTCAACATCCCGTTCAAACCCGGCCTCATATAACAGGGGCACCTCCACCAAAGCAACACAGGAACCCTGGTCCCGGGCCCGGGCCAGCTCCTCCCGCAGCAGCGCCCGCACCGGAGGATGGGTCATCCCGTTTAATACCTGACGCATTTGGGGGTCGGCAAAGATAATATCTCCCAGTTTTTTGCGGTCCAACTGCCCGCTCTTTTCCAGTATATCATCGCCAAAATAGCGCACAATGGCTTCCCATGCCGGATTACCCGGCTGAACTACTTCCCGCGCCAGTTGATCCGCATCAATGCGGTAGGCGCCTAAATCAGCAAACATTCCGGCAACGGTGGATTTACCTGTGGCAATTCCGCCGGTCAGCCCCACAACAAGCATAGTCCCACTCCTCTCCAATCTTTATTATAACAGAAAAAAAGAACCGCTCACAAGCAAGGAGCGGTTCAAGAGGAGGAGTATTGGCTACGCGATTACTGTATACTTGTTGGACTTGTATACAGCATCTGCGATGTCACGCTTAAGCTGGAATACATTGTCCTGCTCATAGCGGGTCAGTTTACGCAGTACGGAGAACAGGGTCCGCTTGGTGTCCCCTTCTTCCATGGCGGCAATAACTTCCTTGGCCCAGGCATCAAACTTGGGTACCAGATCACTTACGTAGCAGGAAGTCATCTTAACAGCCAGAGCAGCAGCTTCTTCGCCCTGCTTGGCAGCAATTTTGCGGGCTCTCAGCATGGCGCTTTCCGCACTGAAGACCTCATCAACCATGTCCGCCATTCTGCCCAGGATTTCCTGTTCCTTAATCAGTTTTTCCCCGTATTTCTGAGCGGCGGTACCGGATACCAGCAAGAAGATCTTCTTGAAGTTTTCAATGGCCTGCTCTTCTTTGCCCAGCAGTTCATCGGAATCTTCGGGCATGGAGGGCATCAACAGCTCCTCCTGCAGCTTCATGGCCGCTTCAATGAGAGGAATCTCGCCTTTCTGAGCTTTGCGCAGCAGGGTGGCGGGGATAATCAGACGGTTAATTTCGTTGGTGCCTTCAAAGATACGGTTAATGCGGCTGTCACGGTAGATCCGCTCCGCCGGGTACTCTGAGCAATAGCCGTAGCCGCCCAGAATCTGCACGCACTCATCGGCCACAAAATCCAGAGCTTCCGAACCCACAATCTTAACGATGGAGCACTCGGTGGCATATTCCTGAATGCCTTCCGATACTTTCTGGCCCGCATCTTCGGCGTCCATATCCAGATTTTCCACCAGAGAGTTAATCAGTCCGCCGGTGCGGTAGCAGATACTTTCGGTGATATAGGTGTGAATGTTCATATCGGCAATCTTATTTTTAATCATGCCGAACTTGGCAATGGGCAGGTTAAACTGCTGACGCTCCTGAGCGTAAGCAGAAGCCACTTCCAGGGCATACTTGGCGGCACCGGAGCAGCCCACACCCAGCTTGTAGCGGCCGATGTTTAAGATGTTAAAGGCAACCTGATGGCCTTTGCCGATCTGGCCCAGCACGTTTTCCACCGGCACCTTGGCGTCTTCAAAAATAACAGAAGCGGTGGAGGAGCCTTTAATGCCCAGCTTGTGCTCTTCTGCACCGATGGAGACACCGGGGGTATCACGGTCCACGATAAAGGCGGTGAACTTTTCGCCGTCAATTTTGGCATAAGCAATGATCACATCGGCCCAGGCGGCATTGGTGATAAACTGCTTGGAGCCGTTTAAGACATAGTGTTTGCCGTCTTCGGTGAGCACAGCCTTAGTTTTGGCGTTCATGGCATCGGAGCCGGCATCCGCTTCGGTGAGAGCGTAGGCGGCAATTTTCTGGCCGCTGGCCAGGCCCGGGAGGTACTTCTTCTTCTGTTCTTCATTACCGAAGAACAAGATGGGCAGGGTGCCGATTCCAGTGTGGGCGCCAAAGGCCACGGAGAAGGAACCGCCGCGGGAAACCTGCTCGGTGATAATCAGAGAGGTGATTTTGTCGGCTTCGGAGCCGCCGAACTTTTCCGGGATATCACTGCCCAAAAAGCCCAATTCACCCATCTGCTTCATCAGGCCGGTGGTAACCCCTTCTTCCATTTTCTCAATTTCTTCGGAAGCGGGCATTACCTTTTCCTTGATAAAGTTTGCCACAGTGTCGTTTACCATCTTATGAAAATCGTTATAATCCTCCGGTGTAAAGACCTGCTCCGGATCGGTTTTGGAAATCAGAAACGAACCGCCTTTAATTAAATCAGTCATTTATTAAACCTCCTTCAACCTCATTTATAGTCGTTCAATGATGCCGGCAGCACCCATGCCGCCGCCGATACACATGGAAACCAGTCCGTAGCGCGCATTACGGCGCTCCATCTCGGACAACAGTGTCACCGTCAGCTTGGAACCGGTACAGCCCAGCGGATGGCCAAGAGCAATGGCTCCGCCGTTAACATTAACTTTCTCCGGATCCAGCTCCAGGGTACGCACCACAGCTAACGCCTGTGCGGCAAAGGCTTCGTTTAATTCAATAACATCCAGATCATCTTTTGTGAGGCCGGTTTGGGCCAAAACCTTGGGAATGGCGGCAACGGGACCAATACCCATTACATCCGCTTCCACACCGCCCACCGCATAACCGCGGAATACGGCAATGGGCTTAACACCCAGCTCTTCAGCCTTCTCTCTGGACATTACCAACACCGCTGCTGCCCCGTCACTGGTCTGTGAGGAGTTACCCGCCGTTACAGAGCCGCCCTGCATAAAGGCGGGACGGAGTTTAGCTAGTTTTTCTGCAGTGGTCCCGGGCCTGACACCATCATCCATGGTAAAGGTACCCTCTTCCACCACCAGCCGACCCTTGGCGTTAAAGTATTTCTTTTTCACCGGGACCGGAACAATTTCATCATTGAACTTCCCGGACTTAATAGCTTCTTCGGCCAGGCTGTGACTACGCTCTGCAAACTGGTCCTGGTCTTCCCGGCTGATATTATACCGCTCGGCAACCCTTTCTGCCGTCAGTCCCATATTCATATATGCCTGTGGGTAATCGTTCATCAGTGTGGGGTTGGCCGCCATTTTGTTGCCCCCCATGGGCACGGCGCTCATACTTTCCACACCACCGGCAATTACCACATCTGCCATTCCCATGCCGATTTTTGCCGCAGCCAGCGCAATACTCTCCAGGCCTGAAGAACAGAAACGGTTTACCGTCATCCCTGAAACTTCAGCGGGAAGCTTTGCAATCTGTGCCGCAATCCGGCCCACATTCATCCCCTGTTCCGCTTCCGGAAATGCACAACCGAGGATAATGTCATCTATTTTCTCTGCAGGCACGCCGGAGCGTTTGATTACTTCCTGCAAAACCAGTGCTGCCAAATCATCGGGCCGTGTATCTTTGAGCCCACCGCGCTTTGCTCTGCCCACCGGTGTGCGGACCGCAGCGACAATCACCGCTTCTTTCATCTCTATCCCTCCTGTCTTTAAATTCTCAAATTAGTTACGCAACGGTTTTCCGGTTTTCAGTATATGGGCCATCCGCTGCTGGGTCTTTGGCTGCATGCAAAGCTCAACAAATACTTCACGCTCCAAATCCAACAGATACTGCTCAGTGACCCAGGTGTTGGCATCCACATTGCCGCCACACATAATGTAGGCCAGTTTCTCCGCCAGGAAGGCATCGTATTCAGAGATCTGACGCCCTTCCTTCATATTGAAGATACCTGCCTTGATGGTGCCCAGGCCGTTTTCGCCGATAACACGGATCTTACGGGTTTGCGGCGCTTTATAACCTGCCCGCGCCATGCCCAGTACGGCCTGTTTGGCATCAAAAATGCGGCGGTCCTGGTTGACCACAACCTGGTCTGTGGGACGCATATAACCCAGATTTTGTGCTTCCTTGGCACTGGTGCCTACTTTGGCCTGTGCCACCGTCATGAAAGCGCTGATAACCATTTGTGTTAAATCAACATCTTTATTATCCATGTGTGCTTCTGAGCTGCGCAGTACCATTTCCTTGGTACCGCCGCCGGCAGGGATTACCCCCACACCC
The sequence above is a segment of the Dethiobacter alkaliphilus AHT 1 genome. Coding sequences within it:
- the ruvX gene encoding Holliday junction resolvase RuvX, which codes for MRILGLDVGDRTIGVAASDALGWTAQGLEVIRRTTWENDLKRIRELVAEYEVSLIVVGYPKNMNNTVGPRAKLSEEFADKLSAELNLPVKLWDERLTTMEAERTLLSADMSRAKRKKVIDKMAAVLILQNYLQANPGK
- a CDS encoding DUF1292 domain-containing protein encodes the protein MTEETRDDIVTLVDEDGQEHSFMVLDIIPVNENEYAILVPTEEGLINSESEEQEAVIFRIDEAEGEQTLTVVEDDDEWESVAQAWEEMTGIEAEEE
- a CDS encoding PRC-barrel domain-containing protein, yielding MRFSRETAGLPVIHAASGRELGKLREWLLDEKGASVVAFVAEGSGWLPHRRVFSYRDILSMGSDAILVSREGGNPAGDPPQIEGHPTRRVLGMRVISYGGSELGVVEDILFEEETGRVAGWRLSAGLIDDILQGRQVMEPPMDVNIGEDVLIIRDETR
- the mltG gene encoding endolytic transglycosylase MltG, translating into MMMMRTSLRLAGGFLVLLAVAFGLLAFQLNTLLQPVDVPAMAEEQILVSIPQGSSSTRIANILEEEGLVRNATVFRFYAKFQGMDQGLQAGNYLLSYGMDMDEILAELSAGNVYRPTVSVTIPEGLTLEQIAQRLEDRGLADADEFMDLAGEAKPAMGQTHPEMRYAMEGYLFPDTYEFDEGVSAETILSRMQTRMEEVFTAEMRERAQELGLSLHEVMTLASLVEREVQAPQERETVAAVMHNRMAIGMPLQIDATVLYALGEHREQVLYVDLEVESPYNTYYVSGLPPGPIAAPGRGAIMAVLYPEDVDYLYYVLKRDGTGEHYFARTYAEHQQNIRRSRNNRQ
- a CDS encoding BofC C-terminal domain-containing protein; the encoded protein is MVSKTIGTILKMIAVFMLGGLVGYASLQVVTRQPPPDDQLPYVAPQPADPDFYVNMQEAIEDPGGYSEREMMFRGYLGIHNDRIAIFQGTPPDGVLQDITEYEVRDDLRPQLEEGVPFEDIQEMLSLLENYTS
- a CDS encoding IreB family regulatory phosphoprotein — protein: MENSFDQTMKFKRTTEDEEYQARDVFAIVYGALKEKGYNPINQIVGYLLSGDPAYITSHNNARVLIRKLERDELLEEVVGTYLKQLDNQA
- the alaS gene encoding alanine--tRNA ligase, with product MKSKEIRSTFLEFFKGKEHLVLPSFSLIPQNDPTLLMVGAGMAPLKPYFTGEKTPPKPRVATCQKCVRTPDIERVGRTSRHATFFEMLGNFSFGDYFKEEAILWAWELVTTGYKLPEDKLYVSVYLDDDEAYDIWHKKVGIAPERIFRLGKEDNFWEIGQGPCGPCSEIYYDLGADRGCGRPNCEVGCDCDRFLEVWNLVFTQFNCTESGEYVPLTQKNIDTGAGLERLAVVLQGVNNLFEIDTVRPLLDHFSKVTKTEYGKDQEKDTSLRIITEHLRGISFMVGDGILPGNEGRGYVLRRLLRRAVRHGKILGVGEPFLHNAVNLVVDEYGEFYPELAKGREYIQKVVRLEEERFHETLEQGMKILDELMHKAGPRGVLPGDAAFKLYDTYGFPIDLTKEILAENKLILDEEGYQEALEAQRERARSARGASVFGKDDTDYESLRQLTTEFTGYDSLEAEGEVLAILKDGQPASAVSEGDEAEVVLSVTPFYGERGGQAGDTGIIITDGGTMEVTDTVMTPFEQVIHRGSIKQGTVSVGDAAKGKVFAPGRSSICRNHTATHLIHTALQEVLGEHVKQAGSLVTPDRLRFDFTNLSAATPEQLAEVEQKVNEKIWANEPVSVTLASLDEAKDMGATALFDEKYGDAVRIVRVGDYSMELCGGTHVQSAGEIGLLKIVSEAGIGAGMRRIEALTGAAAYRWFAQRNQLLEQCAAQLKSSPEQLPERISGLQAEFKDLQREYQRLQLKLAGMEVDGLLSEVSQKSGVPVLSARVSAGNMETLREMADRLKNKLGSGIIILGAAAEGKVLLVGAVTNDLVKAGYHAGKLVGEVAKLTGGGGGGRPDMAQAGGKDPDKLESALEKVDSLVENQKK
- a CDS encoding AI-2E family transporter; this translates as MDKNHKHHSIYVRYGVISVAAALIFLLLYWLYRVGAAAFLVLLPFFLAIILAYILNPLVEFLENRRIPRHLGILLIYAVFFSTIFLIGISTIPTLLLELQKLGEKIPDYTRHVQSFLLHLQSDYQRINMPENIRLVLDENIVALQENLQDVVERVTGTVLSLFAHTFTILIIPLLVYYILRDMESLKRSFVMLFPSRYRKWVASMGSEMDRTLGAYFRGMLLISFLVGLLTYVGLTIIGVDFSLLLGIIAGLTNIIPYFGPLIGAVPAVLIGLLHSPALALQVVVVIVIVQQIESQFITPQILGRSLGLHPLIVIFVLIVGGRFFGLVGLIFAVPFAAMVRIFFKHAIDLAANR
- a CDS encoding YebC/PmpR family DNA-binding transcriptional regulator; this translates as MAGHSKWANIKHRKARVDAQKGKVFTKISKEIMAAVRQGGGDPNNNFRLRLALQKARSVNMPNDNIQRAIQKGAGELEGTNFEEIIYEGYGPAGTAVMLEILTDNRNRTAGEIRHIFSKSGGSLGETGCVAWMFNRRGYLEVSKEGHDEDELMLLALDAGAEDFEAGENAFEIYTRPDDFEAVKEKMEAEGISFGEAAITMIPETTVEVPDVEGAKKALALIEALEDHDDVQNAYTNLDVPSEVMAELENE